The following proteins are co-located in the Synechococcus sp. PROS-U-1 genome:
- a CDS encoding glycosyltransferase family 2 protein: protein MASEQVWVVAACFNEEAVITRFIERVLALPEVDRLLLVDDGSSDATVAVIRACQQSHADQSVTLLELTRNFGKEAAMLAGLDHANGRCAAAVLIDSDLQHPPERIPAMVQAWRNGAEVVTAVRDDRDAEGLVKVATASWFYRVFNRLVDSIQLQEGAGDFRLLSAQVVEAVTQLREATRFSKGLMPWTGYRSEEIAYSRVARVGGSTSWSSLKLWRYALDGIFSFTVKPLKVWGVIGVLISFLSFIYAALIVLRTLVFGVDLPGYASLIVAVLFLGGIQLIGIGVLGEYIGRIYIDVKRRPHYFVRAVHQSSELLR from the coding sequence ATGGCCAGCGAGCAGGTATGGGTGGTGGCGGCCTGCTTCAACGAAGAGGCGGTGATCACCCGCTTCATCGAACGGGTTCTGGCCCTGCCGGAGGTGGACCGTCTCCTCCTCGTTGATGACGGCTCGTCCGATGCCACGGTTGCGGTGATTCGTGCCTGCCAGCAGAGCCATGCCGATCAGAGCGTCACGCTGCTGGAGCTCACCCGAAATTTCGGAAAAGAGGCGGCAATGCTGGCGGGGCTCGACCATGCCAATGGACGCTGTGCTGCTGCGGTGCTGATCGATTCCGACCTGCAGCACCCTCCGGAGCGGATTCCCGCGATGGTGCAGGCCTGGCGAAATGGCGCTGAGGTGGTCACGGCGGTGCGGGATGACCGGGATGCCGAAGGATTGGTGAAGGTGGCCACCGCGTCTTGGTTTTATCGAGTGTTCAACCGCCTGGTGGATTCGATCCAGCTTCAGGAGGGGGCTGGCGACTTCCGTTTACTGAGTGCACAGGTGGTGGAGGCGGTGACCCAGTTGCGTGAGGCCACGCGCTTTTCCAAGGGGTTGATGCCCTGGACCGGTTATCGCAGCGAGGAGATCGCCTACAGCCGCGTAGCCCGCGTTGGAGGAAGCACGTCCTGGAGCTCCCTCAAGCTCTGGCGCTATGCCCTGGACGGCATCTTTTCGTTCACGGTGAAGCCGTTAAAGGTTTGGGGCGTGATCGGTGTTCTGATTTCGTTCCTGAGCTTCATCTATGCCGCACTGATCGTGCTGCGCACCTTGGTCTTTGGTGTCGACTTGCCGGGCTATGCCTCATTGATCGTGGCTGTTCTGTTCCTGGGGGGGATTCAGTTGATTGGTATCGGTGTTTTGGGCGAATACATCGGCCGGATCTACATCGATGTGAAACGACGGCCGCATTATTTCGTCAGAGCCGTGCACCAGAGTTCAGAGCTGTTGCGCTGA
- a CDS encoding ChbG/HpnK family deacetylase, which produces MRIIALLNRLLRYGVVGGTAAAVHFGVLLLLGQWMALSLANPIAFLAASVAGYLGHALLTFREETGGRQFARRWLLLQYVVNISVCALLPLLKAPTLVLVFTPTVLNALIWSRAARFSARSRQQHNGQPPLLHADDLGLAAGVDAAIVDLARSGRLQGASLLVNGPSASDAVETWRRLAEPPPLTLHLCLTEGHRLHNCPDLPTGFGTLLLASILPWQRRRIAPQLRTVLLEQISRYRQLTGLRQIRLDGHQHIHLVPLVLDAVLDLARSESITWVRTTREPLPEGLTLALWWRSLQTGGLIKWFVLQLLSGLAMPRLRRAGIQTNRRFAGVLFSGSMFGKALRRSWITAHSPGKVRRASRPLVLIHPARRHAVSGMDQDAFQQSVAFFSATNRQKEWSSAQQL; this is translated from the coding sequence ATGCGCATAATTGCTCTGCTGAACCGCTTGCTGCGGTATGGCGTGGTGGGAGGAACCGCCGCGGCCGTGCACTTCGGCGTGCTGCTGCTGCTCGGCCAGTGGATGGCCCTCAGCCTGGCCAATCCCATCGCCTTCCTGGCCGCCTCCGTGGCGGGGTATCTCGGCCACGCCCTGCTGACCTTCCGGGAAGAGACCGGTGGTCGCCAGTTCGCCCGTCGCTGGTTGCTGCTGCAGTACGTCGTCAACATCAGCGTCTGCGCCCTGCTGCCGCTTCTCAAAGCCCCGACATTGGTGCTGGTGTTCACACCCACGGTGCTGAATGCCCTGATCTGGAGCCGCGCGGCCCGGTTTAGTGCAAGGAGCCGCCAGCAACACAACGGCCAACCACCGCTGCTCCATGCCGACGACCTCGGGCTGGCGGCCGGCGTTGATGCAGCGATTGTCGATCTCGCCCGCAGCGGGCGGCTCCAGGGAGCCAGCCTGCTGGTGAATGGCCCAAGTGCAAGCGACGCTGTCGAAACCTGGCGCAGGCTTGCTGAGCCACCGCCGCTCACCCTTCACCTCTGCCTCACCGAAGGGCATCGGCTGCACAACTGTCCAGATCTGCCAACCGGATTCGGCACCTTGCTGCTGGCCTCGATCCTGCCCTGGCAGCGCCGACGCATCGCACCCCAGCTGCGCACAGTTCTGCTGGAGCAGATCAGCCGCTACCGCCAGCTCACCGGGCTGCGGCAGATCCGCCTCGATGGCCACCAGCACATCCACCTCGTTCCTCTCGTGCTGGATGCGGTGCTGGATTTGGCCCGTTCCGAATCAATCACCTGGGTGCGTACGACACGGGAACCCCTGCCCGAGGGCCTGACTCTGGCGCTCTGGTGGCGAAGCCTGCAGACAGGGGGCCTGATCAAATGGTTTGTGCTGCAGCTGCTGAGCGGGCTGGCCATGCCCCGACTGCGCCGAGCCGGGATTCAAACCAACCGTCGCTTTGCCGGCGTGTTGTTCAGTGGATCGATGTTCGGCAAGGCATTGCGTCGTAGCTGGATCACCGCCCACAGCCCTGGCAAGGTCCGTCGCGCGTCAAGGCCCCTTGTTCTGATTCATCCAGCCCGCCGCCATGCCGTATCGGGCATGGATCAGGACGCCTTTCAGCAGTCCGTGGCCTTTTTCAGTGCCACCAACCGCCAAAAAGAGTGGTCGTCAGCGCAACAGCTCTGA
- a CDS encoding 5'-methylthioadenosine/adenosylhomocysteine nucleosidase gives MTQPLHIALLGAMPEEIGSDLSHLKELSCSEHGDLKIHRGSWSEKVRLSLAWSGWGKVSAARAATRLLASDPSIDLLLFTGVAGAADPALRQWDVVLADAVLQHDMDARPLFPRFTLPALNQDRLQPQPAWFNWAKAALLEAHGAGDLEGFACPISGLIATGDRFIGDPTVLQSLRDALPDLRAVEMEGAAVAQVAEQEGVPWLVLRVISDGADEAAAQSFEDFVKRYEKQAWRLIEALLQRCNETPQRCA, from the coding sequence ATGACGCAACCGCTGCACATTGCCCTGCTTGGCGCGATGCCGGAGGAGATCGGCTCCGATCTCAGCCACCTCAAAGAGCTGAGCTGCAGCGAACACGGAGACCTCAAGATCCATCGGGGATCTTGGAGTGAGAAGGTCCGCCTCAGCCTCGCCTGGAGCGGCTGGGGCAAGGTGAGCGCTGCGCGGGCCGCCACACGCCTGCTCGCCAGCGATCCCAGCATTGATCTGCTGTTGTTCACCGGTGTCGCAGGCGCTGCAGATCCAGCCCTGCGTCAATGGGATGTGGTGTTGGCCGATGCGGTGTTGCAGCACGACATGGATGCTCGCCCCCTGTTCCCACGGTTCACCCTGCCAGCCCTGAATCAGGACCGACTCCAACCACAGCCGGCCTGGTTCAACTGGGCCAAGGCCGCACTCCTGGAGGCACACGGAGCTGGCGATCTGGAGGGATTTGCCTGTCCAATCAGCGGTCTGATCGCCACAGGGGATCGCTTCATCGGCGATCCCACGGTGCTGCAATCGTTGCGGGACGCCCTTCCCGATCTGCGGGCCGTTGAAATGGAAGGTGCTGCCGTCGCGCAAGTGGCCGAGCAAGAGGGCGTCCCCTGGCTGGTTCTGCGGGTGATTTCCGATGGTGCCGACGAAGCGGCAGCCCAAAGCTTCGAAGACTTCGTCAAACGCTACGAAAAACAGGCCTGGCGGCTGATTGAGGCCCTGCTGCAGCGGTGCAACGAGACTCCCCAACGATGCGCATAA
- a CDS encoding heme oxygenase (biliverdin-producing): MSVALAAQIREGTKKSHTMAENTGFVSCFLKGVVDKASYRKLVADLYFVYEAMEEEIDKLGDHPVVGPIGKKELNRRESLEQDLTYYFGDGWKEQIQPSPSAAMYVERIHAVAKESPELLVGHHYTRYLGDLSGGQILKNIAQKAMNMDGDDGLRFYVFDDIADEKAFKTNYRAAMDSLPIDQATADRIVEEANHAFHLNMNMFKELEGNLVAAIGKVLFGFLTRRQRAGSTEAAAA; the protein is encoded by the coding sequence ATGTCCGTTGCACTGGCTGCCCAGATCCGTGAAGGCACGAAAAAGTCTCACACCATGGCCGAAAACACCGGCTTCGTGAGCTGCTTCCTTAAAGGTGTCGTCGACAAAGCCAGCTATCGCAAGCTTGTTGCAGACCTCTACTTCGTCTACGAGGCGATGGAAGAGGAGATCGACAAGTTGGGCGATCACCCGGTTGTCGGACCCATTGGCAAGAAAGAGCTCAACCGTCGCGAATCTCTCGAGCAAGACCTCACCTATTACTTCGGTGATGGTTGGAAAGAGCAGATTCAGCCGTCTCCGTCTGCAGCGATGTACGTCGAACGGATTCATGCCGTCGCGAAAGAGTCCCCTGAGCTTCTGGTCGGGCATCACTACACCCGCTACCTGGGTGATCTGTCTGGTGGTCAGATCCTCAAGAACATTGCTCAGAAGGCGATGAACATGGATGGCGACGATGGACTTCGGTTCTACGTCTTCGATGACATTGCTGATGAGAAGGCGTTCAAGACCAACTACCGCGCTGCCATGGATAGTCTCCCGATCGATCAGGCCACGGCCGATCGCATCGTTGAGGAAGCCAACCATGCCTTCCACTTGAACATGAACATGTTCAAGGAGTTGGAAGGCAACCTTGTTGCCGCGATTGGCAAAGTCTTGTTCGGTTTCCTGACGCGGCGTCAGCGGGCGGGCAGTACAGAGGCCGCCGCCGCTTGA
- a CDS encoding glycosyltransferase, with protein sequence MPTELIRFLVPGTSRRFRCGGLSVELQTANLVGRCCPTEIVTYRERCHDHPFLADLLQRESVRDEVIWIVSWGFDVPRLIHRLRGHRVAYHAHSSGYGFDLPRGVPVLAVSRNTLGYWGDRAPRNPLYLVPNALEPQWMDRGDHLGSGSRSIDVLVQARKSSPYVLNQLVPALRQAGLVVEVQAGWVDDLVDLFNRSTVYLYDSAEYWRGRRVTEGFGLPPLEALACGCVVFSSLNHALADYGDPGRTMHQIGCGRLTFDLERIKSAVDAPQRWRPSVDRLEALLQECSETVLLERWRDAFAHLDVLEASSGTHLSSLPTWRLRLQQVVSRLQRVVNRLPGWPKG encoded by the coding sequence GTGCCCACCGAACTGATTCGTTTCCTGGTCCCCGGGACCAGCCGTCGCTTTCGATGTGGTGGGCTTAGCGTTGAGTTGCAGACCGCAAATCTGGTTGGACGTTGCTGTCCGACCGAGATCGTGACGTACCGCGAGCGTTGTCACGATCACCCATTTCTGGCCGACCTCTTACAGCGTGAATCCGTTCGCGATGAGGTGATTTGGATTGTGAGCTGGGGGTTCGATGTTCCTCGGCTCATCCACCGTTTGCGAGGTCATCGCGTGGCCTATCACGCCCACAGCAGCGGCTATGGATTTGACCTCCCACGAGGGGTTCCTGTGTTGGCGGTGAGTCGGAACACGTTGGGCTACTGGGGGGATCGAGCACCCCGCAATCCGCTCTATCTCGTGCCCAATGCCCTGGAACCCCAGTGGATGGATCGGGGTGATCATTTGGGCTCAGGCTCACGTTCCATTGATGTCCTTGTCCAAGCGCGCAAGAGCAGCCCTTATGTGTTGAATCAGCTGGTGCCAGCGTTGCGGCAAGCCGGCCTTGTGGTGGAGGTTCAGGCTGGCTGGGTGGATGACTTGGTCGATCTGTTCAATCGCTCCACGGTGTACCTCTACGACTCAGCCGAGTACTGGCGTGGACGCAGAGTGACCGAAGGTTTCGGGTTGCCACCGCTGGAGGCTCTGGCCTGCGGTTGCGTTGTGTTCAGCAGCCTGAACCATGCCCTGGCCGACTACGGCGACCCAGGTCGCACCATGCATCAGATCGGTTGTGGCCGGCTGACGTTCGATCTGGAACGGATCAAGAGTGCCGTTGATGCTCCCCAGCGCTGGCGACCCTCAGTCGATCGTTTGGAGGCTCTGCTGCAGGAGTGTTCAGAAACTGTGCTGCTTGAGCGCTGGCGCGATGCCTTCGCTCACCTGGATGTGCTGGAGGCTTCATCGGGAACGCACCTAAGCAGTCTTCCCACATGGCGATTGCGGCTTCAGCAGGTGGTCTCTCGGCTTCAGCGAGTGGTCAATCGGTTGCCCGGCTGGCCGAAGGGATAA
- a CDS encoding ABC transporter ATP-binding protein, translated as MLMRSRTLTDLAVLLNQLPRRRLRLMGVVLVASFLQGLLDMLLVGLMARMVGLLAGVKLQDQIPGIRVFGGSLLDQAGWLIGLLIAAFWFTSIIRFGVSLMQSMLSAEIWNDLVNRVYANLMRQNYAFFTENRTANLSESFNRVLNRISTAVISPLITIAGNLLSVVVLLVGVNIILGWKALLMFALMLMAYVMSSRLITPYLRLGTKQRVRYTRRINMILMESLRSMRDVQLYSADQYFTSRFSRDGVIAKRYDRLTRLLPDVPRYVIEPVAVTVLFAIGVGPSLMAGDMESVRESLPLISVILVTLLRISGPLQSMFRSVNKLRGGLPEIQDALDLLQLKPERLTLQSPGVPSPSGVTPRRLIQLDNVGFTYAGRDQPVLQAINLSIPVGSRIALVGRTGSGKTTLAHIILGLYTPSSGELCLDGIPITAEEMPAWQANCALVPQDIRLLDTSVRENIAFGQSGDEIEDDEVWNALAAAQFDDVVSQMPYGLYTMIGENGVKLSGGQRQRLSLARAFYRKASVLILDEATSALDNKTEHEVMQALDIIGRRCTTIVIAHRLSTVRKCDQVFEVGDGRIKASGSFEDLVKISDSFREMNQLEST; from the coding sequence ATGTTGATGCGGAGCAGAACCCTCACTGATCTAGCGGTTCTGTTGAATCAATTGCCGCGGCGGCGTCTGCGGCTCATGGGCGTCGTTCTTGTTGCGTCCTTTCTTCAAGGCTTGCTCGACATGCTGTTGGTGGGCCTGATGGCTCGCATGGTCGGTTTGCTTGCGGGAGTGAAGCTGCAGGATCAAATCCCAGGGATTCGCGTGTTTGGTGGATCGTTGTTGGATCAAGCGGGTTGGCTGATTGGTCTCCTGATTGCAGCCTTTTGGTTCACCTCCATCATTCGTTTTGGTGTTTCGCTGATGCAGAGCATGCTCAGCGCTGAAATTTGGAATGATTTGGTGAATAGGGTTTATGCCAACTTGATGCGGCAAAACTATGCTTTTTTTACAGAAAATAGAACAGCAAATCTCTCCGAAAGTTTTAATCGTGTTCTGAATCGTATTTCGACGGCAGTCATCAGTCCCCTGATTACCATTGCGGGAAATTTGCTGTCTGTTGTCGTTCTTCTTGTCGGCGTCAACATCATTCTTGGCTGGAAGGCTTTGTTGATGTTTGCTTTGATGCTGATGGCCTATGTGATGTCGTCGCGTTTAATTACGCCCTATTTGCGTCTGGGTACAAAGCAGCGTGTTCGATATACCAGGCGCATCAATATGATTCTGATGGAATCACTTCGCTCGATGCGTGATGTTCAGCTTTACTCGGCAGATCAATATTTCACGTCTCGTTTCTCGCGTGATGGTGTGATCGCCAAGCGCTACGACCGTTTGACGCGATTGCTCCCCGATGTTCCGCGATATGTGATTGAACCTGTGGCCGTCACGGTGCTTTTCGCCATTGGTGTCGGCCCTTCTCTGATGGCAGGTGATATGGAGAGTGTTCGCGAGAGTTTGCCGCTGATTTCGGTGATTTTGGTGACTCTTCTGCGGATTTCCGGCCCGCTTCAGTCAATGTTCCGGAGCGTTAACAAGCTTCGTGGCGGGTTGCCGGAAATTCAGGATGCCCTTGACCTCTTGCAGCTGAAGCCGGAACGCCTCACCTTGCAGAGTCCGGGTGTTCCCTCCCCCAGTGGAGTGACCCCTCGCAGATTGATTCAGCTGGACAATGTTGGCTTCACTTATGCAGGGCGCGATCAGCCTGTTCTCCAGGCGATCAATCTGTCGATTCCTGTTGGCTCCCGGATTGCACTGGTGGGTCGCACGGGTAGCGGGAAAACAACGCTGGCCCACATCATTCTTGGTCTCTATACCCCCAGTTCGGGTGAGCTTTGCCTTGATGGAATTCCCATCACGGCTGAGGAAATGCCTGCTTGGCAGGCCAACTGTGCCTTGGTTCCGCAAGACATCCGTTTGCTTGATACGAGTGTTCGCGAGAACATCGCCTTTGGTCAATCCGGTGATGAGATTGAAGATGATGAGGTTTGGAATGCTTTGGCCGCGGCTCAGTTTGATGATGTTGTGAGTCAAATGCCTTATGGGCTTTACACCATGATTGGAGAGAATGGTGTCAAATTGTCAGGTGGGCAGCGGCAGAGATTGTCTTTGGCACGCGCTTTTTATCGCAAGGCAAGTGTTTTGATTCTGGATGAAGCGACGAGCGCATTGGATAACAAAACTGAGCACGAAGTGATGCAGGCTCTGGACATCATTGGTCGACGTTGCACCACGATCGTGATTGCTCATCGGTTGTCGACGGTCCGAAAGTGTGACCAGGTGTTTGAAGTTGGTGACGGTCGGATCAAGGCCTCCGGCAGCTTTGAAGATCTCGTCAAAATCTCAGACAGCTTCCGCGAGATGAATCAGCTGGAATCAACTTGA
- a CDS encoding glycosyltransferase, whose product MADFVVLATADWDHRLWTNKQHTALSLQRAGHRVLYIESLGLRPPRADRQDSQRIVKRLRRMFRPPRQVEPGLWVWSPMVIPGGTRGVLLHINRVLFSSALGWILRGLRFRSPLLWTYNPLTGRYLNLKRRAGTSKPSMFSAAVYHCVDRIHAQPGMPATLIADSERQLCRTVNVVFTTSPDLQASLMRINACTYHYGNVADQAHFAAALDALPAPDGLAGIPKPRLMFVGAIDAYKLDLPMLTALARQRSDWSWVLLGPVGEADPDTSIAALQALPNVHVMGLQAYDDLPAWLAHADVALLPLQENTYTQHMFPMKFFEYLAAGRPVVATQIPALRPYASGALLCPPDPEAFEAAIATALSGDGPSLDQRLALAAEHTYESRTQKMLHDLQRDGLLDAASSGQSMLRLQGRTWPLQRVLMPALFRSVRLRNRCGRSEAGRQLLRWIDGHHPVEPQVLDAQIPRLIKRGLYSEALALMERSWLELGRTDHLHHLLFRRGARPKALQEQISLFETLGASSRLPLSYRAYCRVVCAYRSAELNDPQLMRASIAALDAVATGLEDDPNTRLCRQGNRFNRAKLLISCYATTLRLQLTLADRDGAASLGRRGLQFSESLDLTMIETETSFRLTRNLMRVLSINIVEAWASSDATLYWRARRALQAVHDHAHRPEHDEREVQEDHRAFAVQVMERVVLMDPALADADAMGRAVEDLMLLLFRAKIVSEAWRAERLPGVLPCFKRFLHPDQGNPGTS is encoded by the coding sequence ATGGCTGATTTCGTTGTCTTGGCAACGGCGGATTGGGATCACCGCCTGTGGACCAACAAGCAGCACACAGCCCTTTCGTTGCAGCGGGCTGGGCACCGTGTGTTGTACATCGAGTCGTTGGGGTTGCGCCCCCCGCGTGCCGATAGGCAGGACAGTCAGCGGATCGTCAAGCGACTGAGGCGGATGTTCCGGCCGCCGCGCCAGGTCGAGCCAGGGTTATGGGTGTGGTCACCGATGGTGATACCCGGTGGGACGCGCGGTGTTCTGCTTCATATCAACCGAGTGTTGTTCAGCAGTGCTCTGGGTTGGATTCTCAGGGGTCTTCGCTTTCGTTCACCACTGCTGTGGACCTACAACCCGCTCACCGGTCGCTATCTGAATCTGAAACGACGTGCAGGAACGTCGAAGCCATCGATGTTTTCTGCTGCCGTTTATCACTGTGTTGATCGCATCCATGCTCAACCAGGCATGCCCGCGACGTTGATTGCCGACAGCGAGCGTCAGCTCTGTCGCACGGTGAATGTGGTGTTCACCACGTCTCCCGATCTTCAGGCGTCGCTGATGCGAATCAATGCCTGCACTTACCACTACGGCAATGTTGCCGATCAGGCACATTTTGCTGCCGCTTTGGATGCTCTGCCCGCTCCCGATGGCCTTGCAGGTATCCCTAAGCCTCGCCTGATGTTTGTTGGTGCGATCGATGCCTACAAGCTCGATCTGCCCATGCTGACGGCCTTGGCCCGTCAACGGTCCGATTGGTCGTGGGTTCTTTTGGGTCCCGTTGGCGAGGCCGATCCGGACACGAGCATTGCGGCGCTTCAGGCTTTGCCGAATGTGCACGTCATGGGTCTGCAGGCCTATGACGATCTGCCGGCATGGCTCGCGCACGCCGATGTGGCTCTGCTGCCCCTGCAGGAGAACACCTACACGCAGCACATGTTCCCGATGAAGTTCTTCGAATATCTCGCTGCGGGGCGCCCCGTGGTGGCCACCCAGATTCCTGCTTTGCGGCCCTACGCCTCCGGGGCGTTGCTTTGTCCTCCGGATCCGGAGGCATTTGAAGCTGCCATCGCGACGGCATTATCGGGCGATGGTCCATCGCTGGATCAGCGCTTGGCGCTGGCCGCAGAACACACCTACGAGAGCCGTACGCAGAAGATGCTGCATGACCTGCAACGGGATGGACTGTTGGACGCGGCGTCCAGCGGTCAGTCGATGCTGCGTCTCCAAGGCCGAACCTGGCCGTTGCAGCGGGTGTTGATGCCTGCCTTGTTCCGTTCGGTGCGGTTGCGCAATCGTTGCGGGCGCAGCGAAGCAGGCCGGCAACTGTTGCGCTGGATCGATGGGCATCATCCCGTTGAGCCGCAGGTGCTCGATGCGCAGATTCCCCGCTTGATCAAAAGGGGTCTGTACTCAGAGGCCTTGGCACTAATGGAGCGCTCATGGTTGGAGCTCGGCCGCACCGATCACCTCCATCATTTGTTGTTTCGGCGTGGTGCCAGACCCAAGGCCTTGCAGGAGCAGATCTCGCTGTTCGAGACCCTGGGTGCCAGTTCCCGCTTGCCCCTCAGCTATCGCGCCTATTGCAGGGTGGTGTGTGCCTACCGATCTGCTGAACTCAACGACCCTCAGCTGATGCGCGCTTCCATTGCAGCTTTGGATGCAGTTGCCACAGGGTTGGAAGACGATCCCAACACACGCCTGTGTCGCCAGGGGAATCGCTTCAACCGAGCCAAACTTCTGATCTCCTGTTACGCCACCACGCTGCGGCTTCAGCTCACCTTGGCAGATCGGGACGGGGCCGCGAGCCTCGGCAGACGTGGGTTGCAGTTTAGTGAATCCCTCGATCTCACCATGATCGAAACAGAAACCTCCTTCCGGCTCACTCGCAATCTGATGCGGGTGCTGTCGATCAACATTGTTGAGGCATGGGCCTCATCCGATGCCACTCTTTACTGGCGGGCGAGACGGGCCTTGCAGGCCGTTCATGACCATGCGCATCGACCGGAGCATGACGAACGAGAAGTGCAGGAAGACCATCGTGCGTTTGCGGTGCAGGTGATGGAGCGTGTCGTACTGATGGATCCCGCACTCGCTGATGCGGATGCGATGGGTCGTGCCGTCGAAGATCTGATGCTGTTGCTGTTCCGCGCCAAGATCGTGAGTGAGGCCTGGCGGGCGGAGCGGCTGCCTGGGGTTTTGCCCTGTTTCAAGAGATTCCTGCACCCCGACCAAGGGAATCCGGGCACGTCATGA
- a CDS encoding glycosyltransferase yields MTRRVVLYIDSLKTGGAERVTLLFARWLAQEGWRATVLTRHGPSRDFYPVPAGVHRAIEPSDPPWLRCLGLLGFPLRVLRLRAWLQRHQPDLVLGMTTLPAIKLLLAVRGMACPCIVSERNFPPLKRPGWPWRLLRRLTYPWAHLHLVQTESTGRWLAQHLNARPQLCLANPVAWPLPRFAPDPDPTDWLARQKVGADQQVLLAVGTKAHQKGFDRLVAMFALLRERHPQVHLVILGMDAVPYHGVDQQAQLRRMLPQASHSLHFPGRVGNVQDWYERADLFLLPSRYEGFPNVLLEAMASGCCCVSSDCPQGPAELIRDGVNGRLLPNDANPQTWADVVSALLVDSDVRRRLACRALEVRQRFSEGRLRQCFMSGVLQLVSDD; encoded by the coding sequence ATGACCCGGAGGGTCGTGTTGTACATCGATTCACTCAAGACCGGTGGAGCCGAGCGCGTCACGCTTCTGTTCGCCCGCTGGCTTGCTCAGGAAGGGTGGCGGGCCACGGTGCTCACCCGCCACGGTCCATCCCGAGACTTTTATCCCGTCCCGGCGGGAGTGCATCGGGCCATTGAGCCGTCAGATCCGCCCTGGTTGCGCTGTCTTGGGCTACTTGGTTTTCCGCTTCGCGTGCTGCGTCTGCGGGCATGGCTGCAGCGTCATCAACCCGATTTGGTCCTGGGCATGACCACCCTGCCCGCGATCAAGCTGCTGCTGGCGGTGCGGGGCATGGCGTGTCCATGCATCGTGTCGGAACGAAACTTCCCACCCTTGAAACGGCCCGGTTGGCCCTGGCGGCTTCTGCGGCGGCTCACCTATCCATGGGCCCATCTGCATTTGGTTCAGACCGAATCCACGGGCCGTTGGCTGGCCCAGCACTTGAACGCCCGACCTCAGCTATGTCTGGCCAACCCCGTGGCCTGGCCTCTGCCGAGGTTTGCGCCTGACCCTGACCCCACCGATTGGCTGGCGCGCCAGAAGGTCGGGGCCGACCAGCAGGTGCTCCTTGCGGTGGGAACCAAAGCCCATCAAAAGGGCTTTGATCGATTGGTCGCCATGTTTGCGCTGTTGAGGGAGCGGCATCCCCAGGTGCATCTTGTGATTCTTGGCATGGATGCAGTGCCGTATCACGGTGTGGATCAGCAGGCCCAGTTGCGTCGGATGCTGCCGCAGGCATCGCATTCCTTGCACTTTCCAGGGCGGGTGGGCAATGTGCAGGATTGGTACGAGCGGGCCGATCTGTTCCTGCTCCCCTCCCGTTACGAGGGTTTCCCCAACGTGCTGCTTGAAGCCATGGCCAGCGGCTGTTGTTGTGTCTCCTCCGACTGCCCCCAGGGTCCAGCCGAGTTGATTCGCGATGGCGTCAATGGTCGTTTGTTGCCGAACGATGCCAACCCGCAAACCTGGGCCGACGTGGTGTCGGCGCTGCTGGTGGATTCAGACGTACGCCGGCGCTTGGCGTGTCGGGCCCTGGAGGTGCGGCAACGCTTTTCCGAGGGACGCTTGCGTCAGTGTTTCATGAGCGGCGTGTTGCAGCTGGTGAGTGATGACTGA